A stretch of Thermotoga sp. SG1 DNA encodes these proteins:
- a CDS encoding DNA polymerase III subunit alpha translates to MIPWIISPYSFDGSVVRFEKLISVLKKRGLKSVLLADRNFHAAVKFNTIMREHGLIPVHGLWWKDRVFIARNRKEYDLLVRFYNGEKIDISELPSFKTEELVPVRYLEVEEKAASLFMRKIFGLDEDIHGFPEKCEDVFEIVKAKPYDLKVEQKFPDPPEDWYRNLRERASKMGKEYLERLEKELETIEKKGFSSYIYLVEEIVKTARKLGIKVGPGRGSAVGSLVVFLCGITEIDPLKYDLLFERFINEERVESPDIDVDVEDRRRKELLKELSKRFYVYQVSTFGNLAEKSLKNLIGSTSRRMYEILYGLPHHPSVHAAGVVISERPLLIPFRLEEGIPVTDYDMYDLDRIGVVKIDILGLKTLSFVKDFNRKTFDYSDEKTYHIISKGKTLGVFQLEGLQARRLCRKISPGNLEELSVLLALNRPGPLKSGIDSMYASSKNVPESLKKLFPETRGVVIYQEQIMHLAMIAGLSGAEADVLRRAIAKKEKEKMEPLLEKLRKGLVEKGVEDVELILKILLNFSSYAFNKSHSIAYARLSFQTAYLKAHFFEEFFKRYFEYNIGNSEKMFLAVQELRSEGYEVLPPNVNVSGKYPVFRENRVYLPLTAVKGVGESMVEEIEKSRPIDSVRKLQEVKGIPRNVLENMISAGAFDELYESRAQAFEELNRKVDSDILKIRELFGEKIEQKSEVKPADLCELEEKSLGFPLTPQKDVPTGLFGSIADVFTYGRVLPVLVKKISENVITDGVSVCRVKEKIPEGLHLALLLPLHRILKVWSFNENTRFVYRVNHPVKLEKAGKYEITEILKDGQLKRYEGYRPSSDEYRYRILR, encoded by the coding sequence ATGATACCCTGGATCATATCACCCTATTCATTCGACGGTTCCGTGGTCAGATTCGAAAAACTGATCTCTGTGCTAAAAAAAAGAGGCTTGAAATCTGTTCTTCTTGCCGACAGAAACTTCCATGCCGCTGTGAAGTTCAACACCATCATGAGAGAGCACGGGTTGATACCCGTCCACGGTCTGTGGTGGAAGGACAGGGTCTTCATTGCACGAAACAGAAAAGAGTACGATCTTCTGGTGAGGTTCTACAACGGAGAAAAGATCGATATAAGTGAACTTCCAAGTTTCAAGACAGAAGAACTGGTTCCTGTAAGGTACCTCGAAGTTGAAGAGAAAGCGGCCAGCCTCTTTATGAGAAAGATCTTCGGTTTGGATGAAGATATCCACGGCTTTCCAGAAAAGTGTGAAGATGTCTTTGAGATCGTGAAGGCTAAGCCCTACGACCTCAAGGTCGAACAAAAGTTCCCCGATCCTCCAGAAGACTGGTACAGAAATCTCAGAGAAAGAGCTTCGAAAATGGGAAAAGAATACCTGGAGCGTCTGGAAAAGGAACTCGAAACGATAGAGAAAAAGGGATTTTCTTCCTACATTTACCTGGTAGAGGAAATCGTGAAAACAGCAAGAAAACTCGGTATAAAGGTGGGACCTGGAAGAGGGAGTGCTGTTGGATCTCTGGTTGTTTTTCTCTGTGGGATAACGGAGATCGATCCACTGAAGTACGATCTTTTGTTCGAGAGGTTCATAAACGAAGAAAGAGTGGAGTCTCCCGACATCGACGTGGACGTGGAGGACAGAAGAAGGAAGGAACTGCTCAAAGAGCTTTCGAAGAGATTTTACGTCTATCAGGTTTCCACCTTCGGAAATCTGGCTGAGAAATCTCTGAAAAACCTCATCGGTTCAACTTCTCGGAGAATGTATGAAATCCTCTACGGTCTTCCGCACCATCCAAGTGTTCATGCAGCAGGTGTTGTGATCTCTGAACGTCCTCTTCTGATCCCCTTCAGACTGGAAGAAGGGATTCCCGTAACAGACTATGACATGTACGACCTGGACAGGATAGGAGTTGTGAAGATAGACATCCTGGGATTGAAAACCCTGTCTTTTGTGAAAGATTTCAACAGAAAGACTTTTGATTACTCAGATGAAAAAACATACCACATCATATCGAAAGGAAAAACGCTGGGGGTTTTCCAGTTGGAAGGTCTTCAGGCAAGAAGGCTCTGCAGAAAGATTTCCCCTGGCAATCTTGAAGAACTCTCCGTACTCCTTGCACTCAACAGGCCGGGGCCTTTGAAATCTGGTATCGACAGCATGTACGCATCTTCAAAGAACGTGCCTGAGTCTCTGAAAAAACTCTTCCCGGAAACAAGAGGTGTTGTGATCTACCAGGAGCAAATCATGCACCTTGCCATGATTGCAGGTCTTTCCGGTGCCGAAGCGGACGTTCTGAGAAGAGCGATCGCAAAGAAGGAAAAAGAAAAGATGGAACCTCTCCTGGAAAAATTGAGAAAAGGGCTTGTTGAAAAAGGTGTGGAGGACGTGGAACTCATTCTGAAGATTCTGCTGAACTTTTCATCATATGCCTTTAACAAATCTCACAGTATTGCCTACGCGCGTCTGTCGTTTCAGACGGCCTATCTGAAGGCTCATTTCTTCGAAGAGTTCTTCAAGAGGTACTTCGAGTACAACATTGGAAATTCAGAGAAGATGTTCCTCGCGGTTCAGGAGCTACGGAGCGAAGGATACGAAGTGCTCCCTCCAAATGTGAACGTTTCCGGGAAATATCCTGTATTTCGTGAAAACAGAGTTTACCTGCCCCTCACGGCTGTGAAAGGCGTGGGAGAATCGATGGTTGAAGAGATAGAGAAAAGCCGGCCCATAGACAGTGTTCGAAAACTTCAGGAGGTGAAAGGAATCCCAAGGAACGTACTGGAAAACATGATATCGGCTGGTGCCTTCGATGAACTGTACGAAAGCAGAGCTCAGGCTTTTGAAGAACTCAACAGGAAAGTGGATAGTGATATCCTGAAGATCCGGGAACTGTTCGGTGAAAAGATAGAACAAAAATCAGAGGTGAAACCGGCTGATCTGTGCGAACTCGAAGAAAAGAGTCTGGGATTTCCCCTGACACCTCAAAAGGATGTTCCAACGGGACTCTTTGGTAGCATAGCGGATGTTTTCACCTACGGTAGAGTCCTTCCGGTTCTGGTAAAGAAGATCTCAGAGAATGTGATAACAGATGGTGTTTCCGTCTGTCGTGTGAAAGAGAAGATTCCGGAAGGACTGCACCTTGCTCTTCTTTTACCACTTCACCGCATCTTGAAAGTGTGGTCTTTCAATGAAAACACAAGGTTCGTCTACAGGGTGAACCACCCCGTAAAACTCGAAAAGGCCGGAAAATACGAGATCACAGAGATTCTGAAAGATGGCCAGTTGAAACGATACGAAGGTTATCGACCTTCTAGTGATGAATATCGATACAGGATTTTGAGGTGA
- a CDS encoding RluA family pseudouridine synthase: MKEKTPSWISRSMIQKAIKEGKVRVNGQIKKPSYKLKEGEIVEVELPEEPKEPTVQPEKIDLKILYEDRDIIVIDKPGDMIVHPVPSKLSGTLVNAILYHCSDLQGVGGKLRPGIVHRLDKETSGVIVVAKNDLAHQNLSRQFKDRKVKKTYILLAKGRIKEDEGTVELPLARHPVLRVKMTVSEGGKEAVTHYRVLKRLNDVATLVLAFPQTGRTHQIRVHMKSLGHPIMGDKIYGKYKEDEMFGIKRQMLHALKLGFFHPRTGEWMEFVSPIPEDFKEAIRKIAAYVRERT; the protein is encoded by the coding sequence CTGAAAGAGAAGACTCCATCGTGGATATCCAGGTCGATGATACAGAAGGCGATAAAGGAAGGAAAGGTGAGGGTCAACGGCCAGATTAAAAAGCCAAGTTACAAACTCAAAGAGGGAGAAATCGTGGAGGTGGAACTTCCGGAGGAGCCAAAGGAACCAACCGTTCAGCCTGAAAAGATAGATTTGAAGATATTGTACGAGGACAGAGACATCATCGTGATAGATAAACCTGGTGACATGATCGTACATCCTGTTCCTTCCAAACTCAGCGGAACTCTCGTCAACGCTATCCTCTATCATTGCTCTGATCTTCAGGGAGTTGGGGGAAAGCTGAGACCGGGAATAGTTCATCGGCTCGACAAGGAAACATCAGGTGTTATCGTGGTTGCCAAAAACGATCTTGCCCATCAGAACCTCTCCAGGCAGTTCAAAGATCGCAAGGTGAAGAAAACTTACATCCTTCTTGCAAAGGGACGTATCAAAGAAGACGAGGGAACCGTGGAACTTCCACTCGCAAGACATCCTGTTTTGAGAGTGAAGATGACCGTGAGCGAAGGTGGAAAAGAAGCGGTCACACACTACAGAGTTCTCAAAAGATTAAATGACGTCGCCACTCTCGTTCTTGCCTTCCCTCAGACGGGAAGAACACACCAAATCAGGGTTCACATGAAAAGTCTCGGACATCCCATAATGGGTGACAAGATATACGGAAAGTACAAAGAAGACGAGATGTTCGGGATAAAAAGGCAGATGCTTCATGCCCTGAAACTTGGATTCTTTCACCCTCGAACGGGTGAGTGGATGGAGTTTGTTTCACCAATTCCGGAAGATTTCAAGGAGGCCATCAGGAAAATAGCAGCGTACGTGAGGGAAAGAACATGA
- the lspA gene encoding signal peptidase II, translated as MSFVIVLTLVLDQLTKKIASALHGTFYLVPGFLKFVKATNRGIALGLFSSLSEQVLWIILLVVVALSLFPYIFKFNRLERIAMGFILGGALGNLLDRIRFGYVLDFLNLVFLPTIFNLADVFIIVGGGLMILGAFRGVSDEKLESGKKGRRLETRSVSEREDSIVDIQVDDTEGDKGRKGEGQRPD; from the coding sequence ATGAGCTTCGTGATCGTTTTGACACTGGTTCTGGATCAGCTCACAAAAAAGATAGCGAGCGCTCTTCACGGGACTTTTTATCTTGTTCCAGGTTTTTTGAAATTCGTCAAAGCCACAAACAGAGGAATCGCTCTGGGGCTGTTCAGCAGTCTTTCAGAACAGGTTTTGTGGATCATTCTTCTCGTAGTGGTAGCACTCTCTCTTTTCCCATATATATTCAAGTTCAACAGGCTCGAAAGGATTGCCATGGGATTCATTCTGGGAGGTGCTTTGGGAAATCTTCTCGATCGAATCAGATTCGGTTACGTCCTTGATTTTCTGAACCTTGTCTTTCTCCCAACGATCTTCAACCTCGCAGACGTGTTCATAATAGTGGGCGGTGGATTGATGATCCTCGGTGCCTTCAGAGGTGTGAGCGATGAGAAGCTGGAGAGTGGAAAAAAGGGAAGAAGGCTGGAGACTCGATCAGTTTCTGAAAGAGAAGACTCCATCGTGGATATCCAGGTCGATGATACAGAAGGCGATAAAGGAAGGAAAGGTGAGGGTCAACGGCCAGATTAA
- a CDS encoding protein-glutamate O-methyltransferase CheR produces MSEERSERKIGPFSLPSNFEWKEFPQEEFEWFVKEVEKRFGLNLSSYKPQRVKRRTELLLRKYNVDYRKYLEMLVQSKKHLDEFLDKMTINVTEFFRNPEKWWELRNDVIPLISQNTLRMRFWSAGCSSGEEPYSLAILVHELKLSHKAWILATDIDIGVLRKAREGIYEERSLVSTPQEYVEKYFERLPDGRYRIKDFVKKTVEFRRHDLLKDPFEKNLDLIVCRNVVIYFEPEAKNELYRKFAESLKVGGFLFVGNTERIFNYKELGFEIYRPFIYRKVK; encoded by the coding sequence ATGTCGGAGGAAAGATCGGAAAGGAAGATTGGTCCATTCAGTTTACCATCGAATTTTGAATGGAAGGAATTTCCTCAGGAAGAATTCGAGTGGTTTGTAAAAGAGGTGGAAAAGAGGTTCGGGCTGAACCTCTCTTCTTACAAACCACAGAGGGTAAAACGTAGAACAGAACTTCTATTGAGAAAGTACAATGTGGACTACAGAAAATATCTGGAAATGCTCGTTCAGAGTAAAAAGCATCTGGACGAATTTCTTGACAAGATGACGATAAACGTAACGGAATTTTTTAGAAATCCAGAAAAGTGGTGGGAACTCAGAAACGACGTGATTCCATTGATTTCCCAGAACACCCTGAGAATGAGATTCTGGAGCGCAGGATGTTCCTCCGGGGAAGAACCTTACTCTCTTGCTATACTCGTTCATGAACTGAAACTTTCTCACAAGGCATGGATACTGGCAACGGATATAGATATCGGTGTTTTGAGAAAAGCCCGGGAGGGTATCTACGAAGAAAGATCGCTTGTAAGTACTCCTCAGGAGTATGTGGAGAAATACTTCGAAAGGCTTCCAGATGGAAGGTACAGGATCAAAGACTTTGTGAAGAAGACGGTGGAGTTCAGAAGACACGATCTTTTGAAGGATCCCTTTGAAAAGAACCTGGATCTCATAGTGTGTCGAAACGTGGTCATATACTTCGAACCGGAAGCAAAGAACGAACTCTACAGAAAATTCGCCGAGTCACTCAAGGTGGGTGGATTCCTGTTCGTTGGAAACACCGAAAGAATCTTCAACTACAAAGAGCTGGGATTTGAAATCTATAGGCCATTCATCTACAGAAAGGTGAAGTAG
- a CDS encoding YebC/PmpR family DNA-binding transcriptional regulator has product MSGHNKWANIKHRKMAQDAKRSKIFTKLIREIIVAAREGGGNPETNPRLRAAIERARAENMPKENIERAIKRGTGELEGVDYQEIVYEGYAPGGVAVYIRALTDNKNRTAQELRHLFSKHGGSLAESGSVSWIFERKGVIEIAKDRVKDLEELMMLAIDAGAEDIKDTEDPIQIITAPEDLSEVKRQLEEAGYEVDAKVTFIPKNTVRVTGKDAEKVLELLNALEDMDDVQEVYSNFEMDDKEMEEILSRLEG; this is encoded by the coding sequence ATGTCGGGTCACAACAAGTGGGCCAACATAAAGCACAGGAAGATGGCCCAGGATGCGAAGAGATCGAAGATCTTCACAAAACTGATCAGAGAGATCATAGTTGCAGCGAGGGAAGGAGGAGGAAACCCTGAGACGAACCCGAGGTTGAGGGCAGCAATCGAAAGGGCAAGAGCCGAAAACATGCCCAAAGAGAACATCGAAAGAGCCATAAAGAGAGGTACAGGAGAACTCGAAGGTGTGGATTACCAGGAAATAGTTTACGAAGGTTATGCCCCTGGAGGTGTGGCCGTCTACATCAGGGCTCTCACGGATAACAAAAACAGAACCGCACAAGAGCTGAGACATCTGTTCAGCAAGCACGGCGGAAGTCTTGCAGAGAGTGGATCCGTCAGCTGGATATTCGAAAGGAAAGGAGTCATTGAGATCGCAAAGGACAGAGTGAAAGACCTGGAAGAACTCATGATGCTGGCCATCGATGCCGGAGCGGAGGATATAAAAGACACCGAAGACCCCATTCAGATAATCACGGCTCCGGAGGATCTCTCCGAGGTGAAAAGACAGCTGGAAGAAGCCGGCTACGAAGTGGATGCCAAAGTCACTTTTATACCGAAGAACACGGTGAGAGTCACCGGAAAAGACGCTGAAAAGGTGTTGGAACTCCTCAACGCACTGGAAGACATGGACGATGTACAGGAAGTGTACTCGAACTTCGAAATGGACGACAAGGAAATGGAGGAGATACTTTCCAGGCTGGAAGGCTGA
- a CDS encoding PP2C family protein-serine/threonine phosphatase: MNEKEICRKISEILGIDYDCSKDIDELLKILEYEINEYKKSLEEQTIFMEAQLEELSRSYEEISTLLEISEIFGGFEFPMNLREKLEKVIPLLKKVVRFKDYIVRVEDINIGNLSYEEVEQEIENREKTVLIEPGESQRFSNLLFVPIIGNRYYGYMCFSGKEEGIVFTASDRRITELTSRYIANALDRMEFLQKEIERQRLEEQMEIARRIQSELLPRELPRTRFIDIAACSYPAIQVGGDYYDVFAGDGKVLAVMGDVAGKSVPAALLMSAVRSYLRVLNTLYSDLEKLVNHLNSILCEDLSNDRFVTMVFLEIFQNGTLNLVNAGHNPVYFLRNGEMVKLEATAIPIGISEWNYRKHTIQLEPNTFIVVYTDGVTEARNILNEEYGYERLEKTLREYAGDSTEELLFSLTKDVEEFSKGVPQHDDMTIMVLKYKGQQEVE, from the coding sequence ATGAATGAAAAGGAAATCTGCAGAAAGATCTCCGAGATACTCGGAATCGATTACGACTGTTCAAAGGATATCGATGAACTTCTGAAGATTCTAGAATACGAAATAAATGAGTACAAAAAGAGCCTGGAAGAGCAGACCATTTTCATGGAAGCCCAGCTCGAAGAGCTTTCTCGCTCTTACGAAGAAATATCAACGCTCCTTGAGATATCTGAGATATTCGGTGGGTTTGAGTTTCCAATGAACCTTCGTGAAAAACTGGAAAAAGTTATACCACTTCTCAAGAAAGTGGTGAGGTTCAAAGACTACATCGTCCGTGTCGAAGATATAAACATAGGAAACCTGAGTTACGAGGAAGTGGAGCAAGAGATAGAAAACAGGGAGAAAACAGTTCTGATAGAACCCGGTGAGTCACAGAGATTTTCAAACCTTCTGTTTGTTCCCATAATCGGCAACAGATACTACGGATACATGTGCTTCTCTGGAAAAGAAGAAGGAATCGTGTTCACCGCAAGCGACAGGAGGATAACAGAGCTCACATCGAGATACATAGCAAACGCACTGGACAGAATGGAGTTTCTGCAGAAAGAGATCGAACGTCAAAGACTGGAAGAACAGATGGAAATTGCAAGACGGATACAGTCCGAACTTCTTCCACGAGAACTTCCACGAACAAGATTCATCGATATAGCAGCCTGCTCTTACCCAGCAATTCAAGTAGGTGGTGACTACTACGATGTCTTCGCCGGTGATGGAAAGGTTCTTGCCGTCATGGGAGATGTTGCCGGAAAGAGTGTTCCAGCTGCTCTTCTTATGAGTGCTGTGAGGAGTTACTTGAGAGTTTTGAACACGTTATATTCTGATCTGGAAAAGCTAGTGAATCACTTGAACAGTATACTCTGTGAAGATCTTTCGAACGATCGTTTTGTGACGATGGTTTTCCTGGAGATTTTCCAGAACGGAACGTTGAACCTAGTGAATGCTGGACACAACCCTGTTTACTTTCTTCGTAATGGAGAAATGGTGAAACTCGAAGCTACGGCGATACCGATCGGCATATCTGAGTGGAACTACAGGAAACACACTATTCAATTGGAACCAAACACCTTCATAGTGGTCTACACCGATGGAGTAACCGAAGCAAGAAATATCCTCAATGAAGAGTACGGCTACGAAAGGCTCGAAAAAACACTCAGAGAGTACGCTGGAGACAGTACTGAAGAACTTCTTTTCAGTCTCACAAAGGATGTGGAAGAATTTTCAAAGGGTGTCCCCCAGCACGATGACATGACGATCATGGTGCTAAAATATAAAGGACAGCAGGAGGTGGAATGA
- a CDS encoding response regulator, with translation MSKKVLLVDDSAVLRKIVSFNLKKAGCEVIEAENGQIALEKLSEFIPDLIVLDIMMPVMDGFTVLKKLQEKEEWKKIPVIVLTAKGGEDDETIALSLGAKKVMRKPFSPSQFIEEVKRLLNE, from the coding sequence GTGTCAAAGAAGGTTCTCCTGGTTGATGACTCTGCTGTTTTAAGAAAGATCGTATCCTTCAACCTGAAAAAAGCAGGCTGCGAAGTCATAGAGGCCGAAAACGGTCAGATAGCACTTGAAAAACTCTCTGAGTTCATACCAGATCTTATAGTGCTCGACATCATGATGCCGGTAATGGATGGCTTCACTGTCTTGAAGAAACTTCAGGAAAAGGAAGAGTGGAAAAAGATCCCGGTTATCGTTCTCACGGCAAAGGGCGGCGAAGACGACGAAACGATTGCTCTTTCTCTTGGAGCAAAGAAGGTCATGAGAAAGCCCTTCAGTCCTTCCCAGTTCATCGAGGAGGTGAAGCGCCTGTTAAATGAATGA
- a CDS encoding TIGR03936 family radical SAM-associated protein, giving the protein MKVVLRFKKRGMKRFLSTLESIKLVERSLRRADLPLVFTEGFHPKPKMSLLDAMPVGVVNLAFYVEVHLKDLSKKHLKDLENTLPEDFSLSGAWICEENINKLVKFYRFKLITPYFIDLQNKKVEKKGKEILFKESVVDFETFRAKDYYIFRYTQRREKLLNPLLLVEKDSFFVAICEETLTKDGEDLSSFLERRGTCVKEGSPG; this is encoded by the coding sequence GTGAAGGTCGTTCTCAGATTCAAAAAGAGAGGAATGAAAAGGTTTCTGTCCACCCTCGAATCCATAAAACTTGTGGAACGCTCTCTCAGGCGTGCCGATCTTCCCTTAGTGTTCACCGAGGGGTTTCATCCAAAACCGAAGATGAGCCTTCTCGATGCCATGCCAGTTGGAGTGGTGAATCTTGCGTTCTACGTGGAAGTACATCTGAAAGATCTTTCAAAAAAACATCTGAAAGATCTCGAAAACACTCTTCCAGAAGACTTCTCCCTTTCAGGTGCGTGGATATGTGAAGAAAACATAAACAAACTCGTCAAGTTCTATCGTTTCAAACTCATCACACCGTATTTTATAGATCTTCAGAACAAAAAAGTTGAAAAGAAGGGAAAGGAGATCCTCTTCAAAGAAAGCGTGGTCGATTTTGAAACTTTCAGGGCAAAAGATTACTACATTTTCAGGTATACTCAAAGGAGGGAAAAGCTTCTAAATCCTCTGCTTCTTGTCGAAAAAGATTCGTTTTTCGTTGCAATATGTGAAGAAACACTCACCAAAGACGGTGAAGATCTTTCCTCTTTCCTTGAGAGGAGGGGAACGTGTGTCAAAGAAGGTTCTCCTGGTTGA